ATCTCTTTATAATTTACTGTCAGGAATAAAATGCAGTTTCATAATAATTTATAGACTTATTTAACTCAAAATCGGTTCTACATTCTTGTGAATTAATGTATTTTCCTTTAATAGACACTAAAGTTTTCCAACTATTATTCAACTACTTTGCATTGTAATGTGCTGCGACTTAGCCCGGGCGTCTCCCTGCTTTCTGCCCcggtgcatgctgggatgtgaTCCGCCTGGTCACACTGAATAAATGCACTCATGTAATCCTCAGGTCCAGGAGCTGATCATCAACAAGGATCCCTCTCTTCTCGACAACTTCTTGGATGTAAGTAAGCACGTCGGCAGCTTTCTGTTGTTtgaactgaaatattaaaactatttaaattcagaagctgttttcagcatGAAAGGACACATTGTGTAATTGACTTATATCAAAATATCAGACTAGAATCAATAATTATTCTCCCACTGGCCTTTTCACCCTGCAGGAGATGATCGCCTTTCAGACCGACAAGTCTATCGAAGTGAGAAAGTTTGTCATCGGCTTCATAGAGGAGGCATGGTGggttatcacacacacacacacacacacacacacacacggtctaCTCATATCATGGTTGTAAATCTGTGAAAGAAAACGTTTTGCCATTTTCTCAAACTTTTATGTATTCTCCAGTAAACGGGACAACGAGCTCCTCCTCAGACTGATCGCCAACATGAACATGTTGCTGAAGGACGACAGCGTGAACGTGGTGAAGAAAGCCatcctcacactcacacagctgtACAAAGTTACTCTACAGGTACTGAATATTCTCATGTTATAACCTTTTAAAGAAATCTACAACAAAATCGAGCTGCTACTTGTATGAACGTGGCCCAGTATGTGTAGTTTAtccacttcctgtctctctttcctcccaGTGGTTGGTGCGAAACAAAGTGGTGTCAGAGATGCAGGAGGCATGCTGGGATATGGTCACGCAGATGAAAGGAGATGTTTTGGCATTGCTGGACTCTGAAAACGACGGCGTTCGCACTCACGCCATCAAGTTCACAGAATCATTAATCGTCACTCTGTCACCACGGACGTCAGACTCTGACGTCCCCAAAAGACAGGAGGGCGACATCAGCCTGGACAAAGTACCCAAAGATCACTCGTACATTCGCTACGGTACAGAAATTATAATCTATCTGTTTAAACtgaagtttaatgtttttttttaaatcataacgTGACGCTCATGTCCTgatattttctacatttagATGTTCTGTGTGAAGAAGGGAAGACTGCACTGGACAAGCTGCTGAAGTTCATGGTCCACCCGGCCATTTCCAGCATTAACCTCACCACAGCACTGGGATCACTGGCCACCATCGCCCGTCAGAGACCCATGTTCATGTCAAAGGTGGTGCAGGCGTATGAGACGTTGCATGGTGAGTGTCATTTAAAACAAGCATGATGTCAGCCTGATGTTGACACCAAACTATTTAGGGCTGCAGGTatataaaataagaaacaaacagaaataacaaaaattcATACAGTTTCAAGctaatttgtaatttgtttctGTAACTTTGCTCAGCAGTAAATGTTCTGAGGTTTTGTTGCTTTCAATGTTGCACAGGAGAGCTGCAGATGGACGATCGCCATTCTTTTAttgataaagatgtttttttttctacttgaaCCTTTTCAGCGAACCTGCCGCCCACTCTGGCCAAGTCTCAGGTCAGCAGCGTGCGAAAGAACCTGAAGCTGCACCTGGTGGCGGTCCTCAAGCATCCCTGCAGCCTGGAGTTCCAGGGTCAGATCAGCACTCTGCTGCTGGACCTGGGAATGCCCCAGAGTGAAATAACCCGCTCCACACCCACACTGCGCGAGCAGCGCAAGAGACCTCGCCATGAACAATACACAGAGGGCAAAAAGGTCAAGATAGGTGAGTAGAGATCTCAAATATTCAAGAATACTGGTAACTTTTAGACATGAATGTTATCCTGGTGGAAAATATCTTGAAAGaggaaactgctgctgttgtaagCAGCCATTATTCATGACCTTCATCCCTCTGCGTTCAGAGCCGGCCCTGATTGAAGATGATGAGGACAAAGAGGAGCCAGCCCCTCTCTCCGTCCCTAAACCACCCGCCGTTCCAGTAGCTCAGTCCGCCATTGACGTCACAGCCGAGTTCCTGCGTCCGCTGCTCAACCCCGAGAACGTAGCAAACCtggtgagcagcagcagcagcagcagtagcaaaggactgtttctgtgtttctctcactTCAAGTCCGACTGTGTGACGGTTCAGCTCTTACTAATCTCCGTCTCAATCGTTCAGGTGCTCATCAGCATGGTGTATCTGCCCGACGTCATGCCAGCGTCCTTCCAGGCCACATACACACCTGTCGAGTCAGCAGGCACCGATGCTCAGATTAAACATCTGGCCAGACTGATGGCCACGCAGATGACTGCAGCAGGGATCGGTCCAGGTTAGCAACTCTTTTATAGGCAAGAATTGTATGTACATATGAcccttctttttcatttcatcaattTAAGTTTAAAATAAGTTTGCTGTGTTTGACAGATTTTACTTCATCttttagagctgcagcaataaatcaaattaattggcattattttgattatagaataattgttttagtcattttctaaaggaaaaataccaaaaatgtgCTGATTCCACCTTCCCAAGTGTGAGGATTTAAAGGTTTTAAGTGTCATACATGACGGTGAAATAAAGTATCTTTAGACTGTTGATccgacaaaacaagatatttgaagacattttatagatgaaaccattaatcaagaaaataacgggcagattgatcaataatgattATTAGGTGCAGCTCTACATCCTTTGTTTGCTGTTATTGTAAAATATTCTGTCAAGTACATATATTAGTCACAACTCATCATCATTTTTAGTTACTCTCAATATTCATATCACTATCAAtcttagaaatgttttatttgttggtctttaattaaaaacacataaatatttcaGGACTGGAGCAGAGCAAAGCGAAAGAGGACGATGCAGGCAAAGAGGAAGGCAGCGAGGAAGACTCCAGTGCGAAGGACCTGCTCATCAAGCGCAAAGTTCCAGCAGTGATGATGGGACAAGCGATCTCTGTGGTGGGAGGTTACGCTAAGAAGACTCCGACCGCAGAGGCTCCCACAGCAGTCAAGAGGCTTCCTGAACCCATCCTCCCCTCCGCACAAACCAAGTGAGTTCAGGCGTTAAAGGGCAAGTTCAACAAGTCTGAAGTAGCTTTTTATTGCTGTAAgcgaccattagaagatctgtCTTTAACACAAAGATGGCAGAAGTATTGTAAGCTGCATCTTTTGTGTACATCacttaatgtatttttcttttacaggCTGGCAGGAGCGAGcgggagaaaaaaagtgtttcgaTTGTCAGACGTCGTCCAGCCTTTATCAGACACACAGATTGAAAAGATGACCTCCAGAACAGTCAAACGCATCCTGCATTCAGAGAAGGCGATCGCTCAAAGCGGCATGTCCCACGTAAGTGATCTAAACCTTTGTATGTTGTCTCGTTTTGATCGAGTGAGAAACACTCACACGTTAAATCTGTGCGGCAGGTCAGAGTGAAGCTCCTCTCCAGGCTGGTGACGCAGTTCGAAGGGATGATGAAAGACGACGTGCTGGAATTCATTCTGGATGACATCAGGACGAGGAGCGACCTGGCGTTTTCTCTCCTGTACCAAGAGTACAACACCTACCTCGGCCAGCTGCCCACCGGACTGCTGGACAGCTACGACCACTGTCTCTACACTCTGCTGTCAGGTCTGCAGGAGAAACCTGAGCAGAGGGACGGGTGAGGAAACATATTAATAGTTGCATTagtgaaaagtaactaagtacatttactcaagtgagggaaatattgtactttctacttctactccactacatttatttgacagctttagttacttttcagatgaagatttgacacaatggataatataacaagcttttaaaatgcaacacattgttaaagatgaaaccagtggtttccaacctttttgtcttttgacgtcttacaaaaagcagtgtgtagtcggggtcacatttcacatgtctatgagttgttaacagctccaccaaatagtgatttttccctctaaacttctcacatgctttcatttcaataaatggtcaaatgatccaatatttcaccaaaaatcaaagattagagaaaaagtccaaaaactgaaaacagatttgtgtatcagaactttgttttttcttctttcctctcccattaatcatctcacgacccctcagatttgtCTGATGACCCTtcggaggggcccgacccctaggttgggaaccagtggactaaactagctaactgtatataaagtagtgtaaactagctccacctccagcagctacaacagtaacatgctgctctaacactgatgcttcactattaataatctaatggtgtcatatataataatatatcagtcagagggaccaaaccactacttttactgcagtactttaactacatcaagctcataatacttatgtacttttactgcaatactttaactacatcaagctcataatacttatgtacttttactgcaatactttaactacatcaagctcataatacttatgtacttttactgtagtaggatttttcacgcaggacttttacttgtaatgtagtatttttacattactgtattagtacttttacatcagtaaaggatctgaatacttcttccaccactgaataGTTgccttatttttgtttttctagcTCTTATTTTCACATTGTGAACCTGTTATTTGTTCTTTAATGTAAACAAGTTGTTCTTACCTGATTCTGTGTTTATTAGCTGGTACTATGGAGCAAAAAAGTGAACCTATTATTAGcctgaaatttaaaaactgatgatTTGAGGGTTTATACATTAGACTGAATACATTGGATGTGAATAGAATATATATTCTGTACTGTCCAACAAACCTCTCGGCCTTTGTTCAGCCTTAAGTTATCATATTTGACAGTATAGATTAATTATAAACTGAGTCATgttttcactctctgtctcttccagACTTTTCACCAAACTGGTTCTGGAGGCTCCCATTATAACAGAATCAGCGTTGGAGGTGATCCGGCGTTACTGTGAAGACGAGGTAACTCACAGGATGAAGACGCAGCTTATTTAAAATATCCTATCACTTCCTGACATGTGGACTCAACTGTTCGTTGTAACGTTTTTGTTTCAGTCGCGGGTTTATTTGGGAATGACGACTCTGAAGGAGCTCATCATCAAACGACCCTCGAGGCAGTTTCAGTATCTACACGTGCTGCTGGACCTCAGCTCACATGAAAAGGAAAAGGTGATGTCATTTCCTGTCCGTAGTCTTTGTCTGTCCTCGATGAATCCTGCAGAAACCTTCATCTATGAGTGTGTAGCTGACAGTTTGCTGAGCTGATGTTCTGTCGTTGTCATATTTTGCaacaattctgtttttatttccaggTGCGCACCACCGCGTTGGGTTTCCTCAAGCGCATGTATGAGAAAGACCACCTCAGGGACTACATCGAGAAGTTTGCCCTGAACTACATGCAGCTTCTGGTCCACCCGAACCCTCCATCTCTGCTCTTTGGAGCTGATAAAGACACAGGTGTGGAATATATGTGGATGATTTCAATATGATGTTATTTGTTTAAACTTCCCTGAAATCCCTGAAGCGCACAGTAACATGTTGTTAGTAGCTGATACTTTTGTTCCTTATATTATGATTTTACAACTAGAAATCAGAGTTTATGTATGTTGGCTAGTTGTTGTTATGACTGATGTCCTTCCAGTATTGTTGGGGTGAAGACAACCACTCCTGCAGGTCTTTAAAAAGCACTGACTTAgatttcctcaaaaaaaaaggcctcagagggtatttaaagg
This genomic interval from Thunnus thynnus chromosome 11, fThuThy2.1, whole genome shotgun sequence contains the following:
- the sympk gene encoding symplekin, which encodes MEEESPTPRVIDMTTSEKVVDLLNQAALITTDEKLTVLKQVQELIINKDPSLLDNFLDEMIAFQTDKSIEVRKFVIGFIEEACKRDNELLLRLIANMNMLLKDDSVNVVKKAILTLTQLYKVTLQWLVRNKVVSEMQEACWDMVTQMKGDVLALLDSENDGVRTHAIKFTESLIVTLSPRTSDSDVPKRQEGDISLDKVPKDHSYIRYDVLCEEGKTALDKLLKFMVHPAISSINLTTALGSLATIARQRPMFMSKVVQAYETLHANLPPTLAKSQVSSVRKNLKLHLVAVLKHPCSLEFQGQISTLLLDLGMPQSEITRSTPTLREQRKRPRHEQYTEGKKVKIEPALIEDDEDKEEPAPLSVPKPPAVPVAQSAIDVTAEFLRPLLNPENVANLVLISMVYLPDVMPASFQATYTPVESAGTDAQIKHLARLMATQMTAAGIGPGLEQSKAKEDDAGKEEGSEEDSSAKDLLIKRKVPAVMMGQAISVVGGYAKKTPTAEAPTAVKRLPEPILPSAQTKLAGASGRKKVFRLSDVVQPLSDTQIEKMTSRTVKRILHSEKAIAQSGMSHVRVKLLSRLVTQFEGMMKDDVLEFILDDIRTRSDLAFSLLYQEYNTYLGQLPTGLLDSYDHCLYTLLSGLQEKPEQRDGLFTKLVLEAPIITESALEVIRRYCEDESRVYLGMTTLKELIIKRPSRQFQYLHVLLDLSSHEKEKVRTTALGFLKRMYEKDHLRDYIEKFALNYMQLLVHPNPPSLLFGADKDTEVAAPWTEETVRQCLFLYLSLLPLNHRLVHELASVYTEAIADIKRSVLRAIEQPIRGMGMNSPELLLLVENCPKGAETLVTRCLHILTDKVPPSPELVERVRDLYHKRVPDVRFLIPVINGLEKNEVIQALPKLIKLNPIVVKEVFNRLLGTQHSEGSSSVSPLTPGDLLIALHNIDSTKCDMKSIIKATNLCFGEKNVYTSEVLAVVMQQLMEQSPLPMLLMRTVIQSLTMYPRLGGFVMNILSRLIAKQVWKYPKVWEGFVKCCQRTKPQSYSVLLQLPPAQLSSVFERCPEMREPLLQHVHSFTLHQQAHIPASIMSVLEVNKKPEPKPVEPVEEKEIEPVPDPAGPVEAEVSAAAAAEEEEESEPAEQQHPVAARDEEEPMEQEEADPVTQEETGDAVSQVESAAAGGGGGETLSPQPEPAEEPMEASEPEPSDPQEPPKDAEADVTGPDAGSSSEDVE